From the genome of Acropora palmata chromosome 4, jaAcrPala1.3, whole genome shotgun sequence, one region includes:
- the LOC141879756 gene encoding uncharacterized protein LOC141879756: MAVFNFFAFIFASFVFLGAPILSLQAEQQRIVVSQENENSTDNSTCVREKTIPCRTLNFALRFVENDTLVYLESGRYSYNLTEHFSFNNNNSFIGFEGDEKSTLVWIDCHLNGSLSFQNSYNIKFKGIALRGCGGKHNSTVGVAFKNHSHIPFLSALFFVYCKDVIIENCAVVQSPGIGANFYDVGGNVVISHSTFENNGPAKNPSSPQNIAIAGGGVYVEFTLTGGLYPYNRDHRQLAEFDSGSTYIFHNCSFKNNSAPSQSFTTYIDNPKGDDHFPFGRGGGLSVFVRGAAENNMLNVSHCKFEDNCALWGGGLFVEYHDETRNNTVHVVSCVLRNNTAHYAGGAIRSGSLAQSNTRPLVANQFIHVNCMFESNRAIFGGAVSHQAVLSFLKDPTGKAHHIRYIICQWINNKATMGSAIGLASPPSTNGLGDTSGRGPLLTYRVDLEDCTVSGNAIILTEDEKVIGQGTIYSYSVPVIFRGVVNIENNSNTAMVIENAVLRVFGSVTFRNNTGRQGGALGLYGTSVIMLMPGSRLTFSYNTASEQGGALYANDPGPPVMAFNTTELNMRACIIDYNDSGSVDNVTQWETKVFFVGNQVLTAGGGNSVFSSTLSGCRQAGEPRINDISLQWDNVMYYNDSATSHGPQIATDAIQINLNESEWHVSPSEEFTPLVELIDEKDNPVMGIINLTLVDGDVELGSASNLFLIQSNHIHINYLYLLGKEEKEFQVSINTVAGRVVRKDSGKISLKRCPPGFEQRSHLKTCSCLKGEPGIANCTADAKNVFLRRGYWGGMVGDKKFVTYPCPQHHCNKYVSKNSTFKFDSGTICTVGRNGSSVLCGACNERCSVELGSERCKSCSNTTLWLLLVFFILTTLLVLLVLRIEVNIFTTYLNAWLYSFQIILYLVQEGQFLDPFISFVIDLANGRVQMEKGICLFDGMNNLQKFGISYLLPAFVLLLLFVLARIARCRPSCYINRNVSRAFCTLLVLCYTNVTRISWDILHYVPLNGKWVLYDDGNIEFKDWKTHLPYTLLALAWILGFVLFLPLVLLFTPWFTRWIPFLKNFRLFFDTFQQCFRDEYRWFAAYYFICRLFILSLALFVPFGALKRSLLEVSCIFIVVVCLYLRPYRIGKNEDYSWLNTLDAILLTNLCLVVIFSSSIVNDTTPSIQEGLETTVNVLAYVPLVYLVILVGYHVWNHCCPKNFNGYEEIPENPSTTENVRPAQPI, encoded by the coding sequence ATGGCTGTGTTTAATTTCTTCGCGTTTATTTTCGCTTCTTTTGTGTTCCTGGGTGCTCCTATATTGTCACTGCAAGCAGAACAACAAAGGATCGTGGTTTcgcaagaaaatgaaaatagtaCGGATAACAGCACTTGCGTACGTGAGAAAACGATACCTTGTCGAACTCTAAATTTCGCGCTCAGATTTGTCGAAAATGATACTTTGGTGTATCTGGAATCAGGGCGTTATTCTTATAACCTTACGGAACACTTCtccttcaacaacaacaacagtttcATTGGATTTGAAGGGGATGAGAAATCGACCCTCGTGTGGATTGATTGTCACTTGAATGGCAGCCTCTCATTTCAAAACAGCTACAACATCAAATTCAAGGGAATCGCGTTACGAGGATGCGGTGGAAAACACAACAGCACAGTTGGTGTTGCGTTTAAAAATCATTCTCACATTCCCTTTCTGTCTGCTCTTTTCTTCGTTTACTGCAAAGATGTTATAATCGAGAACTGTGCCGTAGTTCAAAGTCCAGGCATCGGAGCCAATTTCTATGATGTAGGAGGTAACGTTGTGATATCGCATTCCACGTTTGAAAACAATGGACCCGCGAAGAATCCTTCATCCCCACAAAACATAGCAATCGCTGGAGGTGGAGTATATGTGGAGTTCACCTTAACAGGTGGCTTATATCCATACAATCGTGATCACAGGCAGTTAGCTGAGTTTGATAGCGGTAGCACTTACATTTTTCACAATTGCAgtttcaaaaacaattctGCTCCAAGTCAAAGCTTTACAACATATATCGACAACCCTAAGGGAGATGACCACTTTCCGTTTGGTCGCGGTGGGGGCTTGTCTGTTTTTGTCAGGGGAGCTGCAGAAAACAACATGTTAAATGTATCTCATTGTAAGTTTGAGGACAACTGTGCTCTCTGGGGAGGAGGACTTTTCGTAGAGTACCACGATGAAACGCGGAATAATACAGTGCATGTTGTCTCTTGTGTACTGAGAAATAACACGGCACACTATGCTGGAGGTGCCATAAGAAGTGGTTCTCTTGCGCAAAGTAACACTCGTCCGCTAGTTGCTAACCAATTTATTCATGTGAATTGCATGTTTGAGAGCAATCGAGCTATTTTTGGTGGGGCAGTCTCACATCAAGCAGTACTCTCCTTCTTAAAGGATCCGACTGGAAAGGCTCACCACATAAGGTACATTATCTGTCAATGGATAAATAACAAAGCAACTATGGGCTCTGCTATTGGGCTGGCATCGCCTCCATCAACTAATGGCCTAGGGGACACTTCTGGACGTGGACCCTTGCTTACTTACAGAGTTGATCTTGAGGACTGCACTGTCAGTGGAAATGCAATTATACTCACTGAAGATGAAAAGGTCATTGGTCAGGGAACAATTTATTCCTACTCTGTGCCTGTCATATTTCGGGGTGTAGTGAACATTGAGAATAATAGTAACACTGCAATGGTAATTGAGAATGCAGTTTTACGTGTATTTGGTAGCGTTACCTTTAGGAACAATACAGGGAGACAAGGAGGAGCTCTTGGATTGTACGGAACATCTGTTATTATGCTAATGCCAGGGAGCAGGCTAACATTTTCCTATAATACTGCATCAGAGCAGGGAGGAGCTCTTTATGCCAATGATCCAGGACCACCTGTTATGGCTTTCAATACAACTGAGCTAAATATGCGTGCTTGCATTATTGATTACAACGACAGTGGAAGTGTTGACAATGTCACACAATGGGAGACtaaagttttctttgttggaaaccAGGTATTAACTGCTGGTGGAGGCAACTCTGTGTTTTCATCAACTCTGTCAGGATGCCGTCAAGCAGGAGAGCCTCGTATCAACGACATATCTCTTCAATGGGACAATGTAATGTACTATAATGATTCAGCTACAAGCCATGGACCACAAATTGCTACAGATGCAATCCAGATCAACTTGAATGAATCAGAGTGGCATGTTTCTCCCAGTGAAGAGTTTACTCCATTGGTTGAACTTATAGACGAGAAGGACAATCCTGTGATGGGAATTATCAACTTGACGCTAGTTGATGGGGATGTGGAACTTGGTTCAGCCTCAAATTTATTCCTCATTCAAAGTAATCACATCCATATCAACTATTTATATTTGCtgggaaaagaagaaaaggaattcCAAGTTAGCATCAATACTGTTGCTGGTCGTGTAGTACGCAAAGATTCAGGTAAGATCAGCCTGAAAAGATGTCCTCCTGGgtttgaacaaagaagtcacCTGAAAACTTGTTCATGTTTAAAGGGAGAGCCAGGAATTGCTAACTGCACTGCTGATGCAAAGAACGTGTTCTTGAGACGTGGTTACTGGGGTGGAATGGTAGGAGATAAGAAATTTGTTACATACCCTTGCCCACAACATCACTGCAATAAGTATGTAAgcaaaaattcaacatttaaaTTTGACAGTGGCACTATATGTACCGTTGGACGTAATGGTTCAAGTGTCTTGTGTGGGGCATGCAATGAAAGATGCTCTGTGGAATTAGGCAGTGAAAGATGTAAATCATGTTCTAACACTACTCTCTGGCTTCTATTGGTGTTCTTTATTTTAACGACTCTGTTAGTATTGCTGGTCCTGCGCATagaagtgaacatttttaCAACTTATTTGAATGCATGGCTGTACTCCTTTCAGATTATCTTATATCTTGTTCAAGAAGGACAATTTCTTGACccgtttatttcatttgtcatTGATTTGGCAAACGGGAGAGTGCAGATGGAGAAGGGAATTTGTCTCTTCGATGGAATGAATAACCTCCAAAAGTTTGGCATCAGTTACCTTCTTCCAGCTTTTGTCCTTCTTCTGTTGTTTGTTCTGGCGAGAATTGCACGATGCCGTCCCTCCTGTTACATCAATAGAAACGTCTCCAGAGCTTTCTGCACTTTGTTGGTTCTTTGTTACACAAATGTGACAAGGATATCATGGGACATCCTCCACTATGTTCCCTTGAATGGAAAATGGGTGCTGTATGATGATGGAAACATTGAATTTAAAGATTGGAAAACACACTTGCCATACACTCTGCTCGCCTTGGCTTGGATTCttggctttgttttattccttCCATTGGTTCTTCTCTTCACGCCATGGTTTACAAGGTGGATcccattcttgaaaaatttccGGTTGTTCTTTGACACCTTTCAGCAGTGCTTTAGGGATGAATACAGGTGGTTTGCAGCGTACTACTTCATTTGCCGGCTTTTTATCTTGTCTTTAGCCCTGTTTGTCCCCTTCGGGGCTCTGAAAAGATCCCTTTTGGAAGTATCATGTATTTTCATCGTGGTCGTCTGTCTTTACCTCCGTCCATACAGAATTGGGAAGAACGAAGATTACAGCTGGTTAAACACCCTGGATGCTATTCTTCTCACAAACTTGTGTTTGGTGGTGATATTTAGCTCAAGTATTGTTAACGATACAACGCCATCCATTCAAGAAGGCTTAGAGACAACTGTGAATGTTTTAGCGTACGTCCCTCTGGTGTATCTTGTCATATTGGTTGGCTACCATGTCTGGAACCACTGTTGTCCAAAGAACTTCAATGGCTACGAAGAGATTCCAGAAAACCCATCAACGACAGAGAATGTACGTCCCGCACAGCCAATATAA
- the LOC141880109 gene encoding carboxypeptidase D-like: MQCAGLKMNKLFRVPFPFLIGIYLQTTVVFSRPGADTRTLGDEDWTHHNFEQMTDYLQDLHRQYPKITNLYSIGKSVQGRKLWVIEISDNPGKHEPGEPEFKYVANMHGNEVVGRELLLHLAKALCRNYGRNANLTKMIDNTRIHLLPSMNPDGYELAFEGNNRKDWIIGRSNANNVDLNRNFPDQFFKSVTGPPQPETLAVMKWINEVPFVLSANLHGGSLVANYPFDDSPTGGREYSKSPDDDVFKELAKTYSMSHPTMHLKNPPWPCPEVPPDHFEDGVTNGAAWYSVSGGMQDYNYIHSNCFEVTVEQGCKKFPEESELPKDWEENKRALIAYMDQVHKGVKGFVKDSEGSPIPGAAIRVDDRRKEIFTAKDGDYWRLLLPGGYKVTAIAPGYEPVTKEITVSDGDAKELNFVLKKSNNSKDEEQQDEPNPEEDSKPETGSLFPTVNMGDTPGGGVMPTPSMDGEMPGGGDYGTVMNDVGMGSPTQGTPYGVLSQGMTGPVTNPADSGGSLGLGANVGEGGPLNDAELDRFAMMSPYEAESRDNTKGFFHVTTDTHEPHAIFANGVGDSRDSTGNNDVIKKFDIGRPRKK; the protein is encoded by the exons ATGCAGTGCGCGGGCTTGAAAATGAACAAGCTATTTCGTGTGCCTTTTCCGTTTTTAATCGGGATTTATCTACAGACAACAGTTGTGTTCTCACGGCCTGGCGCAGATACCCGTACTTTAGGCGATGAAGACTGGACGCATCATAACTTTGAACAAATGACAGATTACTTGCAAGATCTCCACAGGCAATATCCGAAAATCACCAATTTGTACAGCATAGGCAAGTCTGTCCAGGGTCGGAAACTCTGGGTTATTGAAATCTCGGATAACCCTGGGAAACACGAACCCGGAGAACCAGAGTTCAAGTACGTTGCGAACATGCACGGGAACGAAGTTGTCGGACGAGAACTGCTTTTGCACCTTGCGAAAGCGCTCTGCAGGAACTACGGTCGAAATGCAAACCTGACAAAGATGATCGATAACACTCGCATTCACCTTTTACCGAGTATGAACCCGGATGGTTATGAACTTGCATTCGAGGGAAATAACCGCAAAGATTGGATCATTGGGAGAAGTAACGCGAACAATGTTGACCTTAACAGAAATTTTCCAGACCAGTTTTTCAAGAGCGTCACAGGTCCGCCCCAACCGGAAACTCTCGCGGTGATGAAATGGATCAACGAGGTTCCTTTTGTTCTCAGCGCCAATCTGCACGGTGGGTCACTAGTCGCAAATTACCCATTCGACGACAGCCCAACAGGAGGTAGAGAATACAGCAAATCCCCTGATGACGACGTGTTTAAGGAGCTGGCCAAAACCTACTCCATGTCTCACCCAACAATGCATCTGAAAAATCCCCCATGGCCCTGTCCCGAGGTACCCCCGGATCACTTCGAAGATGGCGTTACCAACGGAGCGGCCTGGTATAGTGTGTCAGGGGGGATGCAGGATTATAATTACATACATTCCAATTGCTTCGAGGTTACCGTGGAACAAGGATGTAAGAAGTTTCCAGAGGAGAGCGAGCTGCCAAAAGACTGGGAGGAAAATAAAAGAGCCTTGATTGCTTATATGGATCAG GTACACAAGGGAGTCAAAGGTTTTGTAAAAGATAGTGAGGGCTCACCGATTCCTGGCGCTGCTATTCGCGTGGATGACcggagaaaagaaattttcaccGCCAAAGATGGGGATTACTGGCGTCTTCTACTCCCCGGGGGATATAAGGTTACCGCCATCGCACCGGGGTACGAACCCGTCACAAAAGAGATCACAGTTAGTGACGGTGATGCCAAGGAACttaactttgttttgaagaaatctAACAACAGCAAGGACGAAGAGCAACAAGACGAGCCTAACCCTGAAGAAGATTCCAAGCCAGAAACCGGCTCGCTCTTTCCAACCGTGAATATGGGGGACACACCCGGGGGAGGAGTGATGCCGACTCCAAGTATGGATGGTGAAATGCCCGGCGGAGGAGACTATGGGACGGTCATGAACGATGTTGGGATGGGGTCCCCTACGCAAGGCACTCCCTACGGAGTTTTAAGTCAAGGAATGACAGGTCCAGTGACCAACCCAGCGGATTCAGGTGGCTCTCTGGGCCTGGGCGCCAATGTTGGCGAAGGTGGTCCTCTTAATGATGCCGAGCTTGATCGTTTCGCGATGATGTCGCCGTATGAAGCCGAGTCGAGGGATAACACAAAGGGATTCTTTCATGTCACAACAGACACGCACGAACCGCACGCCATCTTTGCTAATGGGGTAGGGGATTCACGGGACAGTACAGGAAATAACGATGTTATAAAGAAATTCGATATTGGGAGACCACGTAAGAAGTAA
- the LOC141879045 gene encoding uncharacterized protein LOC141879045, with product MALFNSFAFIFASCVFLGAPILSLQAEQQRIVVSQENENSTDNSTCVRDKTIPCRTLNFALRFVENDTLVYLESGRYSYNLTEHFSFNNNSFIGFEGDEKSSLVWIDCHLNGSLSFQNSDNIKFKGIALRGCGGKHNSTVGVEFKNHFHIPFLSALFFVYCKDVIIENCAVVQSPGIGANFYDVGGEVVISHSTFENNGPTENTSSPQNIAIAGGGVYVEFTLRGGLYPYNRDHRQLAEFDSGSTYIFHNCSFKNNSAPKQNSTTINIDTSRGDDHFPFGRGGGLSVFVRGAAKNNLLNISLCNFEDNYALWGGGLFVEYHGETQNNTVHVVTCLLRNNNAHFAGGAIRSGSEARSDTLQLLANQFIHENCTFESNFAIFGGAVSHHAVLSFLKDPTGKAHHIRYINCQWINNQATMGAAIGLASTPSTNGLGDTSGRGPLLTYRVDLEDCNISGNAIVLSEDEKVIGQGTIYSYSVPVIFRGVVNIENNTNTAMVIENAVLRVFGNVIFRNNRGGQGGALGLYGTSVIMLMPGSRLRFANNTASEHGGALYAKDPGPPVMAFDTTELRTRPCIIDYNDSRSVDRVSQWQTEVVFVGNKVLTAGGGNSVFSSTLSGCRQAGQPRINDISLQWDNVMYYNDSATSHGPQIATDAIQINLNESEWHVSPSEEFTPFVKLIDEKNHSVMGIINLTLVDGDVKLGSASNLFLIQSNHIHIDNLYLLGKEEKEFQVSINTVAGRVVRKDSGKISLKRCPPGFEQRSHLKTCSCLKGEPGIANCTADAKNVFLRRGYWGGMVGDKKFVTYPCPQHHCNEYVSKDSTFKFDSGTICTVGRNGSSVLCGACNERCSVELGSEKCKPCSNTTLWLLLVFFILTTLLVLLVLRIEVNIFTTYLNAWLYSFQIILYLVQEGQSLDPFISFVIGLANWRLSNVGVCLFNGMNNLQKLGINYLLPAFVLLLLFVLARIARCRPSCYINRNVSRAFCTLLVLCYTNVTKISWDILHYVPLNGKWVLYDDGNIEFKDWKTHLPYTLLALAWILGFVLFLPLVLLFTPWFTRWIPFLKNFRLFFDTFQQCFRDEYRWFAAYYFICRLFILSFALFVPFGPLKRSLLEVSCIFIVIVCVYLRPYRIGENEDYSWLNTLDAILLTNLCLVVTFSSNIVNDTTESIRDGLTATVNVLAYVPLVYLVILVGYRVWNYCCPKNFNGYEEIPENPSTTENVRPAQPI from the coding sequence ATGGCTTTGTTTAATTCCTTCGCGTTTATTTTCGCTTCTTGTGTGTTTCTGGGTGCTCCTATATTGTCACTGCAAGCAGAACAACAAAGGATCGTGGTTTcgcaagaaaatgaaaatagtaCGGATAACAGCACTTGCGTACGTGATAAAACGATACCTTGTCGAACTCTAAATTTCGCGCTCAGATTTGTCGAAAATGATACTTTGGTGTATCTGGAATCAGGGCGTTATTCTTATAACCTTACGGAACACTTCTccttcaacaacaacagtttCATTGGATTTGAAGGGGATGAGAAATCGAGCCTCGTGTGGATTGATTGTCACTTGAATGGCAGCCTCTCATTTCAAAACAGCGACAACATCAAATTCAAGGGAATCGCGTTACGAGGATGCGGTGGAAAACACAACAGCACAGTTGGTGTTGagtttaaaaatcattttcacattCCCTTCCTCTCTGCTCTTTTCTTCGTTTACTGCAAAGATGTTATAATTGAGAACTGTGCCGTAGTTCAAAGTCCAGGCATCGGAGCCAATTTCTATGATGTAGGAGGCGAGGTTGTGATATCGCATTCCACGTTTGAAAACAACGGACCCACGGAGAATACTTCATCCCCACAAAACATAGCAATCGCTGGAGGTGGAGTTTATGTGGAGTTCACCTTAAGAGGTGGCTTATATCCATACAATCGTGATCACAGGCAGTTAGCTGAGTTTGATAGCGGTAGCACTTACATTTTTCACAATTGCAgtttcaaaaacaattctgctccaaaacaaaactctACAACAATAAATATCGACACATCTAGGGGAGATGACCATTTTCCGTTTGGTCGTGGTGGGGGTTTGTCAGTTTTTGTCAGGGGAGCTGCAAAAAACAACCTGTTAAATATATCTCTTTGTAATTTTGAGGACAACTATGCTCTCTGGGGAGGAGGACTTTTCGTAGAGTACCATGGTGAAACGCAGAACAATACAGTGCATGTTGTCACTTGTTTACTGAGAAATAACAACGCACACTTTGCTGGAGGTGCTATAAGAAGTGGTTCTGAAGCACGAAGTGACACTCTTCAGCTACTTGCTAACCAATTTATTCATGAGAATTGCACATTTGAGAGCAATTTCGCTATTTTTGGTGGGGCAGTCTCACATCACGCAGTACTCTCCTTCTTAAAGGATCCAACTGGAAAGGCTCACCACATAAGGTACATTAACTGTCAATGGATAAATAACCAAGCAACTATGGGAGCTGCTATTGGTCTGGCATCGACTCCATCAACTAATGGCCTAGGGGACACTTCTGGACGTGGACCCTTGCTTACATACAGAGTTGATCTTGAGGACTGCAATATCAGTGGAAATGCAATTGTACTCTCTGAAGATGAAAAGGTCATTGGTCAGGGAACAATTTATTCCTACTCTGTGCCTGTCATATTTCGAGGTGTAGTGAATATTGAGAATAATACTAACACTGCAATGGTAATTGAGAATGCAGTTTTACGTGTATTTGGTAACGTTATCTTTAGGAACAATAGAGGGGGACAAGGAGGAGCTCTTGGATTGTATGGAACATCTGTTATTATGCTAATGCCAGGGAGCAGGCTGAGATTTGCCAATAATACTGCATCAGAGCATGGAGGAGCTCTTTATGCCAAGGATCCAGGACCACCTGTTATGGCCTTTGATACAACTGAGCTAAGAACACGTCCTTGCATTATTGATTACAATGACAGCAGAAGTGTTGACCGTGTCTCACAATGGCAGACTGAAGTTGTCTTTGTTGGAAACAAGGTATTAACTGCTGGTGGAGGCAACTCTGTGTTTTCATCAACTCTGTCAGGATGCCGTCAAGCAGGACAGCCTCGTATCAACGACATATCTCTTCAATGGGACAATGTAATGTACTATAATGATTCAGCTACAAGCCATGGACCACAAATTGCTACAGATGCAATCCAGATCAACTTGAATGAATCAGAGTGGCATGTTTCTCCCAGTGAAGAGTTTACTCCATTTGTTAAACTTATAGACGAGAAGAACCATTCTGTGATGGGTATTATCAACTTGACGCTTGTTGATGGGGATGTGAAACTTGGTTCAGCCTCAAATTTATTCCTCATTCAAAGTAATCACATCCATATCGACAATTTATATTTGCtgggaaaagaagaaaaggaatttCAAGTTAGCATCAATACTGTTGCTGGTCGTGTAGTACGCAAAGATTCAGGTAAGATCAGCCTGAAAAGATGTCCTCCTGGgtttgaacaaagaagtcacCTGAAGACTTGTTCATGTTTAAAGGGAGAGCCAGGAATTGCTAACTGCACTGCTGATGCAAAGAACGTGTTCTTGAGACGTGGTTACTGGGGTGGAATGGTAGGAGATAAGAAATTTGTTACATACCCTTGCCCACAACATCACTGCAATGAGTATGTAAGCAAAGATTCAACATTTAAATTTGACAGTGGCACTATATGTACCGTTGGACGTAATGGTTCAAGTGTCTTGTGTGGGGCATGCAATGAAAGATGCTCTGTGGAATTAGGCAGTGAAAAATGTAAACCATGTTCTAACACTACTCTCTGGCTTCTATTGGTGTTCTTTATTTTAACGACTCTGTTAGTATTGCTGGTCCTGCGCATagaagtgaacatttttaCAACTTATTTGAATGCATGGCTGTACTCCTTTCAGATTATCTTATATCTTGTTCAAGAAGGACAATCTCTTGACccgtttatttcatttgtcatTGGTTTGGCAAACTGGAGACTGAGCAATGTGGGAGTTTGTCTCTTCAATGGAATGAATAACCTCCAAAAGCTTGGCATCAACTACCTCCTTCCAGCTTTTGTCCTTCtccttttgtttgttctgGCGAGAATTGCACGATGCCGTCCCTCCTGTTACATTAATAGAAACGTCTCCAGAGCTTTCTGCACATTGCTGGTTCTTTGTTACACAAATGTGACTAAGATATCATGGGACATCCTCCACTATGTTCCCTTGAATGGAAAATGGGTGCTGTATGATGATGGAAACATTGAATTTAAAGATTGGAAAACACACTTGCCATACACTCTGCTCGCCTTGGCTTGGATTCTTGGGTTTGTTCTATTCCTTCCATTGGTTCTTCTTTTTACGCCATGGTTTACAAGGTGGATcccattcttgaaaaatttccGGTTGTTCTTTGACACCTTTCAGCAGTGCTTTAGGGATGAATACAGGTGGTTTGCAGCGTACTACTTCATTTGCcggctttttattttgtcttttgccCTGTTCGTCCCCTTCGGGCCTTTGAAGAGATCCCTTTTGGAAGTATCATGTATTTTCATCGTGATCGTCTGTGTTTACCTTCGTCCATACAGAATTGGGGAGAACGAAGATTACAGCTGGTTAAACACACTGGATGCTATTCTTCTCACAAACTTGTGTTTGGTGGTGACATTTAGCTCAAATATTGTTAACGATACAACGGAATCCATTCGAGATGGCTTAACGGCAACTGTGAATGTTTTAGCGTACGTCCCTCTGGTGTATCTTGTCATACTGGTTGGCTACCGTGTCTGGAACTACTGTTGTCCAAAGAACTTCAATGGCTACGAAGAGATTCCAGAAAACCCATCAACGACAGAGAATGTACGTCCCGCACAGCCAATATAA